The uncultured Mailhella sp. genome segment TGTAATAGAAGTCGAGGGCGAGGCGCAGCGGATCAAAGAAGGTGAATTCGCCGCCGAGGCCGGCGAACCAGAGCGTGGAATCTGAACCGTCGGGCGTGGCGGTGAGCGTGCCGTTGTTCCAGCTGAGGCGGTTCATGCCGTTGAAGGGCAGCAGGCCGGAAGGCGTGGGGCCGGCGTTGGACACGTCGCCGAAGTTGCTGCCGCCGTGACCGATCATGCCCCAGGGGGTCACGCGGAAGTAATCGTACTTGAAGTCGCCGATGAGGCCGAAGAGATCGACGTCGGCGTTGTCGTATTCGTATTCGCCGTAGGAGTTCTTCAGCGGATCGGATACGGCGCGCATCCAGAAGGCGTTGGCCGAGAAGGTGTCGGTCACGGGCGCGGAAATGAACACGCCGGTGGCGGGATCGTCGAGAATGGGGCTGCCGGCCACGTAGTTGGGAAGCAGCACTTCCTGCTGGCCCATGCGGATATGAATGTCGGTCTGAGGAATCATCCAGTCGAGGTAGGCGAGGCGGGTGGTGATGTTGGTGGCGCGGGTGCCGAGAGCGCCGCCGTCGTTTTCCATCTTGCTCGCGCCCTTGTAGGAGCCGCCCCAGTTGAAGATGCCTATCTGCGCCTGATAGAACGCGGAAAGCTGCTCGGACATGATGAAGTCCATGCCGAGACGCAGACGCTGATACACGTCGAAGTGATGCTGATTCAGCTCTCTGCCGGTGTTGTGGCGATAGTCGGAATCACTCATGAAGGAGTTGTCGCCGTTGAGATTGTCGGAGCCGCTGAAGGAAAAGTCGTAGGTTCCGCTGACCTTGACGTCCAC includes the following:
- a CDS encoding outer membrane homotrimeric porin, which gives rise to MKKLLTLMLAAGMTLAAANGAQAVDVKVSGTYDFSFSGSDNLNGDNSFMSDSDYRHNTGRELNQHHFDVYQRLRLGMDFIMSEQLSAFYQAQIGIFNWGGSYKGASKMENDGGALGTRATNITTRLAYLDWMIPQTDIHIRMGQQEVLLPNYVAGSPILDDPATGVFISAPVTDTFSANAFWMRAVSDPLKNSYGEYEYDNADVDLFGLIGDFKYDYFRVTPWGMIGHGGSNFGDVSNAGPTPSGLLPFNGMNRLSWNNGTLTATPDGSDSTLWFAGLGGEFTFFDPLRLALDFYYSGNKNDSASTEREGWYLAALAEYRLPWFVPAVKAWYASGDDSKVTNGSEQPLYLSGGFKPGASSYFKGRFNIANTIDNGSAGGTWGVSAQLNDISFIENLSHDLRVTYFRGTNSSNMPNIINNVYGGSVTPANYLTTKDHVVELDFDTSYQIYKNFVSVLELSYAFQDFDGGVWKNAAGEGGDFSNAWRAALNFRYRF